One genomic segment of Mangifera indica cultivar Alphonso chromosome 6, CATAS_Mindica_2.1, whole genome shotgun sequence includes these proteins:
- the LOC123219712 gene encoding disease resistance protein RPV1-like, whose amino-acid sequence MATSSSSSVSSTNLQAKHHVFLNFRGPDSRHSFTSHLHEALRQKKIITFIDDKLMPGDEISPSLLNEIEGSKIAITIFSKDYASSKWCLEELVKIIECKNIHGQIVIPVFYHVCPSEVRNQTGSFGDGFAKLEERFKEQPEMVQRWKTALSQAANISGCFLNDNTSEAEIVKKIVDNILRSLRNIISPSTNKNLVGVESAMEELIKLLLNKDVCSLGIWGIGGIGKTTIARAVFNKSSNDFEGFYFAENIREESGNPNGLIHLREKLLSTILGDQNPNMGRLGAMKTLIVFDDVTNFQQIEDLIEDYEDLGSGSRVIITTRDKQVLEKGKVNKIYEVKKLSYLEDLHLFSQYAFKQNLIPEDYLKLSNRVVNYSQGLPLSLKVLGSSLFNKSIQVWESTISKLEETPPLIVYKVLKVSFEGLDEEEQDIFLDIACFFRWKDKDMVMKVLNACDLKAERAISDLIDKSLIAISSDNIITMHDLLQEMGRKIVREEKDIGKRSRLCHHKDLYHVLTKNTGIEIVRGICMDMFQIGEVHLNPLAFSNMHSLKFLKVCGAVNNKVHEFQDLEFDFLELRYICWNNYWWKSLPRNFNPKNLVALEMRYSNLKELWSRVQPLINLKYIDLSYSKHLRKIAELSQASNLESLILEGCTSLIEIIFPSSRKLNNLVTLNLRNCKSLQGLPPGILQSNSLRFVNLSDGILKLKSLKYLSLSGCSNVKTIPKISWQELVHSLPRVLSGLSFLKKLNLNECNIIELPNSLGDLSSLKDLNLSGNNFNSIPTTIINLSKLSSLNLSHCNMLQSLPNLPGNIKLLVADSCKSLQALSGLPIPSQGYFNGNLSFINCFNLDWRMLTNILDYALSNMYEKTYYTHKSPTRYMCFRGSEIPDWFNVQSTASFLELPEGSLSHNFIGFTFCTVLSFQDYKAGTLVVEWEMLLKSKDGLKTMGSGGFLAWTKEYAPSNVEFDYVFLGYDVQVDDKSEWDGFSEAIIKFRVTDYHRSPLDDCVVKKCGVRLLLSQEESMNESGLCWLCDEEDEEDEPQSKRSKLLESF is encoded by the exons ATGGCTacgtcttcttcttcatctgtTTCTTCGACAAATCTTCAAGCAAAGCACCATGTTTTCCTCAATTTCAGAGGCCCCGACTCTCGCCACAGTTTCACCAGTCATCTCCACGAAGCTCTGAGACAGAAAAAGATTAtaactttcattgatgataaaCTCATGCCAGGAGATGAAATCTCACCCTCTCTTCTGAATGAGATCGAAGGATCGAAGATTGCGATTACCATTTTCTCAAAAGACTATGCGTCTTCGAAATGGTGTCTCGAAGAACTTGTGAAGATCATTGAATGCAAAAACATTCATGGACAGATCGTGATACCCGTTTTCTATCATGTTTGTCCGTCCGAGGTAAGGAATCAAACCGGGAGTTTCGGAGATGGATTTGCTAAGCTAGAAGAACGATTTAAGGAACAACCGGAGATGGTGCAGAGATGGAAGACTGCTCTGAGTCAAGCAGCCAATATATCTGGCTGTTTTTTGAATGACAATAC GTCTGAAGCTGAAATTGTGAAGAAGATTGTGGATAATATATTGAGGAGTTTGAGGAATATTATTTCTCCGAGTACTAACAAGAACTTGGTTGGAGTAGAATCAGCCATGGAAGAACTGATTAAGTTGTTATTGAACAAAGATGTTTGCAGTTTAGGAATCTGGGGCATTGGCGGTATAGGCAAAACAACTATTGCTCGTGCTGTATTCAACAAAAGCTCGAATGACTTTGAAGGATTCTACTTTGCTGaaaatattagagaagaatcaGGAAATCCAAATGGGCTCATTCACTTGCGAGAAAAGCTTCTTTCTACTATACTAGGAGATCAAAATCCCAACATGGGAAGGCTTGGCGCAATGAAGACTTTGATTGTTTTTGACGATGTCACAAATTTTCAACAGATAGAAGATTTGATTGAAGATTATGAAGATTTAGGTTCAGGAAGCCGGGTAATTATAACAACAAGAGATAAGCAAGTGCTTGAGAAAGGCAAAGTAAATAAGATCTatgaagttaaaaaattatcttatctaGAAGATTTGCATCTTTTCAGCCAGTATGCTTTCAAACAAAATCTCATCCCAGAAGATTACTTGAAGCTCTCAAATAGAGTAGTAAATTATTCTCAAGGTCTTCCTTTATCTCTCAAAGTGTTGGGTTCATCTCTATTTAACAAGAGCATACAAGTTTGGGAAAGCACAATAAGTAAACTAGAAGAAACTCCTCCTTTGATTGTTTACAAAGTGTTAAAAGTAAGCTTTGAAGGACTGGATGAAGAGGAGCAagatatatttttagatattgcatGTTTTTTCAGGTGGAAGGACAAAGATATGGTGATGAAAGTCTTGAATGCATGTGACTTGAAGGCAGAGCGTGCAATAAGTGATCTTATTGATAAGTCTCTCATAGCTATTTCATCAGACAATATAATAACCATGCATGATTTGCTTCAAGAAATGGGAAGGAAAATTGTTCGGGAGGAAAAGGATATTGGCAAACGAAGTCGATTGTGTCATCATAAGGATCTTTATCATGTCTTGACAAAAAATACG GGAATTGAAATCGTTCGAGGCATATGCATGGACATGTTTCAAATAGGAGAAGTACACTTAAATCCTCTTGCTTTCTCAAATATGCATAGCTTGAAATTCTTGAAGGTCTGTGGAGCTGTTAATAACAAGGTGCATGAATTTCAAGACTTGGAATTCGATTTTCTTGAGCTAAGATACATCTGTTGGAATAATTATTGGTGGAAATCTTTACCACGTAATTTTAATCCGAAGAATCTGGTTGCTCTTGAGATGCGCTATTCTAATCTTAAAGAACTTTGGAGTAGGGTCCAG CCTCTAATTAATTTAAAGTACATTGACCTGAGTTACTCAAAGCATCTGCGTAAGATTGCTGAACTCTCGCAGGCTTCAAATCTTGAAAGTTTGATTCTGGAAGGCTGTACAAGTTTGATTGAGATCATTTTCCCCTCTAGTAGGAAGCTCAATAACCTTGTTACTCTGAATCTAAGAAATTGCAAGAGCCTCCAGGGTCTTCCACCGGGTAttcttcaatcaaattctctgaGATTTGTTAATCTTTCAG ATGGCATCCTTAAGCTGAAATCTCTCAAGTATCTGTCTCTCTCCGGTTGCTCAAACGTCAAGACAATTCCAAAGATCTCAT GGCAAGAGCTGGTGCATTCTCTTCCTCGTGTGTTATCAGGTTTGTCGTTTTTGAAGAAACTAAACCTGAATGAGTGCAATATCATAGAATTACCAAACAGTCTTGGCGATTTATCCTCCCTGAAGGATTTAAATCTTTCTGGAAACAATTTTAACAGCATTCCAACAACAATCATCAACCTTTCAAAGCTGTCGTCGCTTAACTTGAGCCACTGCAACATGCTTCAATCCTTGCCAAACCTTCCTGGTAACATAAAACTTTTGGTAGCAGATAGCTGCAAATCTCTCCAAGCATTATCCGGCTTGCCGATTCCAAGCCAAGGCTATTTCAACGGTAATCTCAGCTTCATAAATTGCTTCAATCTCGACTGGAGAATGCTCACAAACATTCTGGATTACGCTTTGTCAAATATGTATGAGAAAACCTATTACACCCACAAGAGTCCTACCCGTTACATGTGTTTCCGAGGAAGCGAAATTCCAGACTGGTTTAACGTTCAAAGTACTGCGTCATTTCTGGAGCTCCCAGAAGGCTCGTTAAGTCATAATTTCATTGGCTTCACCTTCTGCACAGTGTTATCATTCCAGGACTATAAAGCTGGTACGTTGGTTGTTGAGTGGGAGATGCTTCTGAAAAGCAAGGATGGCTTGAAGACAATGGGAAGCGGCGGCTTTTTAGCCTGGACCAAAGAGTATGCGCCGTCCAATGTGGAGTTTGATTATGTGTTTCTGGGATATGATGTTCAGGTGGATGATAAATCAGAATGGGACGGATTCTCTGAGGCCATTATCAAGTTTCGTGTTACGGATTATCATCGGAGCCCTTTGGATGATTGCGTGGTGAAGAAGTGTGGCGTCCGTTTATTGTTGAGCCAGGAGGAATCAATGAATGAATCCGGCTTGTGCTGGCTCTGCgacgaagaagatgaagaagatgagcCACAGTCCAAGAGATCGAAGCTTTTAGAATCCTTCTAA